AATCGTCCACACACTCAGGGGAATGGCAAAAGCTGCCAGAAAAACTAAAGTAGCAACAGCGATCGCAATATCGGGAATAATCAACGGTAAGTAAGAAATGCCACGATACAAGGCTTTGCCTGGAAAATAATAACGCGCCAACCCCACTGCCATCAAAGTCCCCAGCACCGATGAAATTCCCACAGCACTAAAGGCTACTATGAAGCTATTTTGTAAAGCCAATAGAATCCGCTCATCACGGAATAAGTTGCGATACCAATCTAAGGTGAACCCTTGCCATTCAGCACTATAAGGTGATTTGTTAAAGCTGTAAAAAGCAAGTACCAGAATTGGTAAGTACATGAAAATAAACATTAACTGTGAGAAAACCGCTTGCCATGATAAGACACGCGGTTTCGTCGGAGATGGAGATATATTCACGTTTA
This genomic interval from Chlorogloeopsis sp. ULAP01 contains the following:
- a CDS encoding ABC transporter permease; the protein is MNISPSPTKPRVLSWQAVFSQLMFIFMYLPILVLAFYSFNKSPYSAEWQGFTLDWYRNLFRDERILLALQNSFIVAFSAVGISSVLGTLMAVGLARYYFPGKALYRGISYLPLIIPDIAIAVATLVFLAAFAIPLSVWTIVAAHVVFCLAYVALVVSSRLTNLDPHLEEAALDLGATPLQAFLKVLLPQLMPGIIAGCLLAFVLSLDDFLIASFTAGSGSSTLPIEIFSRIRTGVKPDINALSVILILVSAIVAFVAEVIRASSEQESQ